The Ranitomeya imitator isolate aRanImi1 chromosome 6, aRanImi1.pri, whole genome shotgun sequence genome window below encodes:
- the LOC138641799 gene encoding ribonuclease P protein subunit p38-like isoform X2 — protein sequence MAAKTPKGPIRKSKPIVSKTSLNSPYEKIWTPVVGDDMQFILQTLLKKFEELGLKKIENHTRLSKGKKGKKGKLSDGNKEKVADTEIPEEKEAQKTGWTYADLRKQLAIGINEVTRALEKNDLDMVMVCKSAKPEMITRHIIELSYSREAPACQLPRLSENVAPALGLKSVLALGFRKSSDVFREQVLAIKARVPPLHVPWLPTGLGQIEDVCVSVENSESEEEKIVIPTPSRKRKFSPSERPPDVKLQELKVKKIVPNPKKKRKVKVKKSLVKKMTKTLPGSMKKTEKK from the coding sequence ATGGCAGCCAAGACCCCCAAAGGGCCCATACGGAAATCAAAGCCAATTGTGTCGAAGACGTCTCTAAACAGCCCATATGAGAAGATCTGGACCCCGGTGGTTGGAGATGACATGCAGTTCATCCTCCAGACTTTACTGAAAAAGTTTGAGGAACTTGGACTAAAAAAGATAGAGAACCATACAAGATTATCAAAGGGCAAAAAGGGTAAAAAAGGAAAACTTTCTGATGGAAACAAAGAGAAAGTCGCCGACACAGAGATCCCGGAGGAGAAGGAGGCACAGAAGACAGGTTGGACTTATGCAGATCTCAGGAAACAGCTGGCCATAGGGATTAATGAGGTCACCCGGGCCCTGGAGAAGAATGACCTGGACATGGTGATGGTGTGTAAGTCTGCAAAGCCGGAGATGATCACAAGGCACATCATAGAGCTCAGCTACAGCCGGGAGGCCCCTGCGTGTCAGCTGCCGCGACTCAGCGAGAACGTGGCTCCAGCTCTCGGCCTGAAGTCTGTGCTGGCACTGGGCTTCCGAAAAAGCTCTGATGTGTTTCGAGAGCAAGTGTTAGCGATAAAGGCACGAGTTCCCCCTCTACATGTTCCTTGGCTACCGACCGGACTTGGGCAAATTGAAGATGTCTGTGTTTCAGTGGAaaactctgaatctgaagaggagaAAATCGTTATTCCTACTCCCTCCAGAAAACGGAAATTCTCCCCCTCTGAGCGTCCGCCAGATGTGAAGCTGCAGGAGCTAAAAGTTAAGAAGATCGTCCCAAACCCAAAAAAGAAGCGTAAAGTTAAAGTAAAGAAATCGCTtgtgaaaaaaatgacaaaaactcTTCCTGGATCCATGAAAAAAACGGAGAAAAAATaa
- the LOC138641799 gene encoding ribonuclease P protein subunit p38-like isoform X1, whose translation MRSVHGTESGRAKNSNNMAAKTPKGPIRKSKPIVSKTSLNSPYEKIWTPVVGDDMQFILQTLLKKFEELGLKKIENHTRLSKGKKGKKGKLSDGNKEKVADTEIPEEKEAQKTGWTYADLRKQLAIGINEVTRALEKNDLDMVMVCKSAKPEMITRHIIELSYSREAPACQLPRLSENVAPALGLKSVLALGFRKSSDVFREQVLAIKARVPPLHVPWLPTGLGQIEDVCVSVENSESEEEKIVIPTPSRKRKFSPSERPPDVKLQELKVKKIVPNPKKKRKVKVKKSLVKKMTKTLPGSMKKTEKK comes from the coding sequence ggCAAAAAATAGCAACAACATGGCAGCCAAGACCCCCAAAGGGCCCATACGGAAATCAAAGCCAATTGTGTCGAAGACGTCTCTAAACAGCCCATATGAGAAGATCTGGACCCCGGTGGTTGGAGATGACATGCAGTTCATCCTCCAGACTTTACTGAAAAAGTTTGAGGAACTTGGACTAAAAAAGATAGAGAACCATACAAGATTATCAAAGGGCAAAAAGGGTAAAAAAGGAAAACTTTCTGATGGAAACAAAGAGAAAGTCGCCGACACAGAGATCCCGGAGGAGAAGGAGGCACAGAAGACAGGTTGGACTTATGCAGATCTCAGGAAACAGCTGGCCATAGGGATTAATGAGGTCACCCGGGCCCTGGAGAAGAATGACCTGGACATGGTGATGGTGTGTAAGTCTGCAAAGCCGGAGATGATCACAAGGCACATCATAGAGCTCAGCTACAGCCGGGAGGCCCCTGCGTGTCAGCTGCCGCGACTCAGCGAGAACGTGGCTCCAGCTCTCGGCCTGAAGTCTGTGCTGGCACTGGGCTTCCGAAAAAGCTCTGATGTGTTTCGAGAGCAAGTGTTAGCGATAAAGGCACGAGTTCCCCCTCTACATGTTCCTTGGCTACCGACCGGACTTGGGCAAATTGAAGATGTCTGTGTTTCAGTGGAaaactctgaatctgaagaggagaAAATCGTTATTCCTACTCCCTCCAGAAAACGGAAATTCTCCCCCTCTGAGCGTCCGCCAGATGTGAAGCTGCAGGAGCTAAAAGTTAAGAAGATCGTCCCAAACCCAAAAAAGAAGCGTAAAGTTAAAGTAAAGAAATCGCTtgtgaaaaaaatgacaaaaactcTTCCTGGATCCATGAAAAAAACGGAGAAAAAATaa